The following are from one region of the Stigmatella ashevillena genome:
- a CDS encoding lipase secretion chaperone, whose protein sequence is MKRFSFLAALGLLVCVALWGGMAGSFRPSSPSETPLPSPRPSPPFPALRPGRSASPSTPLPSAEHIQAQLLVAQARQSLAQISRRATSQSDFSLAPNRVLRSLLARRCGLVARHAEALLAQRDALGLEGEDGAGLCSALLFRSLQQRLSLPENLTEAAFWKSLEQVDATYARLVVDEPSSAQDKGYFSAVERFREERRRLLGPELDARLFGLSDEMLRLPAEVSALLGAPGTSGDDKVAAWQGVLQRIEHTHGVRLADVMEPVELARQELRLRESAGPLDEASRHAVLERYAGSEVAQRDQEHRHEQEERGERLRAFNTERERILAELTRAGMTPEQLRQRMPEIDQRLIEQYQLR, encoded by the coding sequence ATGAAGCGGTTCAGCTTCCTGGCGGCCTTGGGACTTTTGGTGTGCGTGGCCCTGTGGGGCGGCATGGCCGGGAGCTTCCGCCCCTCCTCCCCGAGCGAAACGCCCCTTCCGAGCCCCCGGCCCTCCCCTCCGTTCCCCGCGCTGCGTCCAGGGCGGAGTGCATCCCCCAGCACGCCTCTGCCCTCGGCCGAGCACATCCAGGCGCAGCTGCTCGTGGCACAGGCCCGGCAGTCCCTGGCGCAGATCTCACGCCGCGCCACCTCTCAGAGCGACTTCTCACTGGCTCCGAACCGGGTCCTGCGAAGCCTCCTCGCCCGGCGCTGTGGACTGGTGGCTCGGCATGCCGAGGCGCTCCTGGCCCAGAGGGACGCATTGGGGCTCGAGGGGGAGGACGGCGCCGGGCTGTGCAGCGCCCTTTTGTTCCGCTCGCTCCAGCAACGGCTCTCCTTGCCCGAGAACCTCACCGAGGCCGCCTTCTGGAAGTCCCTCGAGCAGGTGGACGCCACCTATGCGCGGCTCGTTGTGGACGAACCTTCTTCCGCCCAGGACAAGGGGTACTTCTCCGCCGTCGAGCGCTTCCGAGAGGAGCGCCGCCGCCTCCTCGGGCCGGAACTCGACGCGCGGCTCTTCGGCCTCTCCGACGAGATGCTCCGGCTCCCGGCCGAGGTCTCCGCGCTCCTGGGCGCCCCAGGAACCTCCGGGGACGACAAGGTGGCCGCCTGGCAGGGCGTGCTCCAGCGCATCGAGCACACGCACGGGGTGCGGCTCGCGGACGTGATGGAGCCGGTGGAGCTGGCCCGTCAGGAACTCCGCCTGCGCGAGTCCGCCGGGCCGCTGGACGAGGCCTCGCGCCACGCCGTCCTGGAGCGCTACGCGGGCAGCGAGGTCGCCCAGCGAGACCAAGAGCACCGCCACGAGCAAGAGGAGCGAGGTGAGCGCTTGCGCGCCTTCAACACGGAGCGAGAACGAATTCTCGCGGAGCTGACCCGCGCGGGGATGACCCCGGAACAGCTCCGCCAGCGCATGCCCGAGATCGATCAACGGCTCATCGAGCAGTACCAGTTGCGATAG
- a CDS encoding endonuclease, protein MMFRRLSEPYRLPLFTAVLLLTGAAGAESTPAFDAAYASSPKSWFDAVSESDYFNPSLTRSWQLNEACDDTGAFSVASYNIFHNVPFVTDFGDEMEQSLGKVTKCADVLLFQEAWDYDDIIQDGPKADLAARGYSMLTPTGYYCDDSLEGAIENDCSGLVLFHKSGTVLVKELGFQAFTDVNGVDVHKEKGVWGAIFAKAGRYYYVFTTHFTYGSNSHLDGDAASDASRISNMRQSLAYIRAAVTANRASYPPAFVLFGGDFNADFTSAVANSKGRQLLIQAAADGFLFEPHDYRQTGATLGAYELPGFQSNWTGTAVDAGPNGMATGPKGDFDTVLLGKPATLGTCAASRISYSGWAPAWKTLNGAQRIWPTYTHSDHYGRWIQVKPGC, encoded by the coding sequence ATGATGTTCCGCCGTCTGAGCGAACCGTACCGCCTCCCCCTCTTCACCGCCGTGCTGCTCCTGACCGGCGCGGCCGGGGCGGAGTCCACCCCCGCCTTCGATGCCGCCTACGCCAGCAGCCCCAAGAGCTGGTTCGATGCCGTGAGCGAGAGCGACTACTTCAACCCCTCGCTCACCCGCTCCTGGCAGCTCAACGAGGCGTGTGATGACACCGGCGCGTTCTCGGTGGCCTCCTACAACATCTTCCACAACGTCCCGTTCGTAACGGACTTCGGAGACGAGATGGAGCAGAGCCTCGGCAAGGTGACGAAATGCGCCGACGTCCTGCTCTTCCAGGAAGCGTGGGACTACGACGACATCATCCAGGACGGTCCCAAGGCAGACCTGGCCGCGCGCGGCTACAGCATGCTGACGCCCACCGGTTACTACTGCGATGACTCGTTGGAAGGCGCCATCGAGAACGACTGCAGCGGGCTCGTGCTCTTCCACAAGAGTGGGACGGTGCTGGTGAAGGAGCTGGGCTTTCAAGCCTTCACGGACGTGAACGGCGTGGACGTCCACAAGGAGAAGGGCGTGTGGGGGGCGATCTTCGCCAAGGCCGGGCGGTACTACTACGTGTTCACCACGCACTTCACCTACGGGAGCAACAGCCACCTGGATGGGGACGCGGCTTCAGACGCCTCGCGCATCTCCAACATGAGGCAATCGCTGGCCTACATCCGCGCGGCGGTGACGGCGAACCGGGCGAGCTACCCGCCTGCGTTCGTGCTCTTCGGAGGCGACTTCAACGCGGACTTCACCAGCGCGGTGGCAAACTCCAAGGGCCGTCAGCTCCTGATCCAGGCCGCGGCGGACGGCTTCCTCTTCGAGCCCCATGACTACCGGCAGACGGGCGCGACCCTGGGCGCCTACGAGCTCCCAGGGTTCCAGTCGAACTGGACCGGGACCGCCGTGGACGCAGGGCCCAACGGCATGGCGACGGGACCCAAGGGAGACTTCGACACGGTGTTGCTGGGCAAGCCTGCGACGCTCGGAACCTGCGCGGCATCGCGCATCTCGTACAGCGGGTGGGCCCCCGCGTGGAAGACGCTGAATGGCGCGCAGCGAATCTGGCCCACCTATACCCATTCGGACCATTACGGGCGCTGGATCCAGGTGAAGCCTGGGTGCTAG
- the lnt gene encoding apolipoprotein N-acyltransferase, with product MLVFPVNVLGLVAGFACYFHALAQSPRPRDGLQRGGVFGLTLAVSSLYWLTDVLSVVRWEERVAGAAVVGGFLLLIALPYGLWGSVASGLSRSAVAPWLWLLHAPGVLGVQALIHDAWLGFPWLHQGYWLAFGPLGSWLGVLGAQGAGLLLLFLASGVGLWNQHARARPLALAAAGALSLGLFIPTRFSSPGEERLIPITTVALTPPEVSDSARDDLTLLSQYVAATPRTGTDWTVWPESVIRDGGTMLAPLREVLGPQGGPIFTGALLAAPTGRYNALVELRGGQPLYYKQKLVPFSEYIPGELLRWLFQRLGLDTLKTDVRTWEEPQPPLEVDGVTVSPLLCYEVAFTGLISPGEHPQVLLNAGNEGWFRSALLHRMTLAMAVARAQEYGLPLVRSVTGGYSGSFDPTTGTWQEAGETQGSATLHRARILARPSATPYSQWRRLLP from the coding sequence GTGCTCGTCTTCCCCGTCAACGTGCTCGGGCTGGTAGCGGGGTTCGCGTGCTACTTCCACGCGCTGGCCCAGAGCCCACGGCCACGGGATGGCCTCCAGCGAGGGGGCGTGTTCGGCCTCACGCTGGCGGTCAGCAGCCTGTACTGGCTCACGGACGTTCTGTCCGTGGTGCGGTGGGAAGAGCGTGTCGCCGGGGCCGCCGTGGTGGGTGGCTTTCTCCTGCTGATCGCCCTGCCCTACGGGCTGTGGGGAAGCGTGGCCAGTGGACTGTCCAGGAGCGCGGTAGCCCCCTGGCTGTGGCTGCTGCACGCCCCCGGAGTTCTGGGAGTCCAGGCGCTCATCCACGATGCGTGGCTCGGCTTCCCCTGGCTGCACCAGGGCTACTGGCTGGCCTTCGGTCCACTGGGCTCTTGGCTGGGCGTGCTCGGTGCCCAGGGAGCAGGGCTGCTCCTGCTGTTCCTCGCATCAGGGGTGGGATTGTGGAATCAACACGCCCGAGCGCGTCCGCTCGCGCTGGCGGCGGCGGGGGCGCTCAGCCTGGGCCTCTTCATCCCGACCCGCTTTTCCTCCCCGGGAGAGGAGCGCCTCATCCCCATCACCACGGTGGCCCTCACGCCGCCAGAGGTGAGTGACAGCGCGCGGGATGACCTCACGTTGTTGTCCCAGTACGTGGCGGCGACCCCTCGGACCGGAACGGACTGGACCGTCTGGCCCGAGTCCGTCATCCGAGATGGCGGCACGATGCTAGCGCCCCTCCGGGAGGTGCTGGGGCCGCAGGGCGGACCCATCTTCACGGGCGCGTTGCTGGCGGCGCCGACGGGCCGGTACAACGCGCTGGTCGAACTCCGAGGCGGACAGCCCCTCTATTACAAACAGAAGCTCGTCCCCTTCTCCGAGTACATCCCGGGCGAACTCCTGCGGTGGCTGTTCCAGAGACTTGGCCTCGACACCCTGAAAACGGACGTGAGGACCTGGGAGGAGCCGCAGCCCCCGCTGGAAGTAGACGGTGTGACCGTGAGCCCCTTGCTCTGCTACGAGGTGGCCTTCACCGGGCTGATCTCCCCTGGCGAACATCCCCAGGTGCTGCTCAATGCAGGCAATGAAGGGTGGTTCCGCAGCGCCCTGCTCCACCGGATGACACTGGCGATGGCCGTGGCCCGGGCCCAGGAGTACGGGCTGCCCCTGGTGCGCTCCGTCACGGGGGGGTACAGCGGCTCGTTCGACCCCACCACCGGGACATGGCAAGAGGCCGGAGAGACCCAGGGCTCCGCCACGCTCCACCGCGCGAGGATCCTGGCCCGACCCTCCGCGACACCTTACAGCCAGTGGCGCCGCCTGCTGCCTTGA